The sequence below is a genomic window from Acetobacter vaccinii.
GTATCCGCCAGAAGTGGAAAGTGCACACCAACATTTTTGCCGCCATAAAGCGTGGCAAGCGGCATGGGCAGTAACACAGCATCGGGCTCTCGCGTGGACTGGCCAGTGCCGCCAAACAGAACCATCGCAACACCCGGCAGCTTGACGCTGTAAAACCCTTCCTGACTTAACGGTGAAGGTGCAGGTTTATCCAGGTTTTTAGCAGAATCCGGGCGTTTACTGGCCCCAAAGTCCCCTGGTGGCACAACAACACCACGCAAGAACCCACTGATACGGGGCTCCGCCTTCTCTACCACTGGGTGATAAGGAGCGCTGGCTTCTATGGCCTCAAAATGCACTTTGCAGAAGGACCTGGTCTCTGCCAGATCACCCACCATAAGGGGGGCCAGTTCAGGCGGTGTAAACTGGCACGAATGGACAGTCTTTGTGGCTATATAGCTTGGTGCATCATCGTGTTCGGCGGTGCCGGTTATGTTTTCGTCCCCCACACCCCACACGACCTTAAAGCTCATCCCAGCCCACAAAGACAGATCAGGGGTAACGCCTGTCACACGTCGCTTGTGCGCCTGCCCAGCATGAAAACGCCTTTCAGCAATTGTCTTGCCCCATAATTTGGCATAATCGCTTGCAATTCTGGCCCCCGAAGGGTCCTGCCCCCCTTTGGGTCTGAAATACTGGGCCTGAAATACGCCAGTATCATACTCAATAGTTTCCCCCAGAGTGGCAAAGGACGCACTGTTACCAATGACCTGCAAGTCTGCGGTAGAGGTCTGGGCTTCTCCATCGTGAGTATAATAATTCCAGTCCCGCAAGGACACCTTGTCCTGCACCAGACCCTGCGACCACCCAACCTGATAAACAATAAAGTCTGCTTCTTCATCTGCCGTTGTCGGCGCATCTGGGCAGCTACCCGACTTGAATCTAAAAACCCGAGGGTGCTGAGGAAAACTGTCTTTATTGACTGCAAAGATCAGTTTTTCTGTCATATCGGCATCATCGGCCTGCCGCTCGGCACTGCTGAACCAGAATGCGCCGTACTGCGCTGTCACCCGTGTGAGAAAATCCAGATCATTTTCATCATACTGCAAAACAGATGCGATCATGGGCGTATCGCATTTCAGCATCGCGGCTGTATTTTGCTCGAATGTGACGGTGCCTTTTAGCTGCTCACATTTAAAATCCAGATCAGCCGTTTGCAGGCCTTCACGCGGCAAGGTGCAGACAGCCTTGACCAGCCGTTCCAGATCATGCTCCCACTGATTGGGTGGGGCTTCATAGTTTTCATTACGCCACAGCGTCCGACGATGAAAATACGCCAGCGCTTCCAGCTTTGAAGCAACACGCACACGATACCAGAAACGATGTGTGGAGCCCTCGTCCACCCCACGGGCAGCGGGAAACTCCCTTACAAATTCAATATCAGTGATCATTCCTGCAAGGGTTGTGTGTCTTTGGTTGATGTTTTCACCAAAGCCAACCAGAGCACTTTCACGCAGGGTCTCTTTTGCAACAATGCGCGTTGAGCAGAACAGATCAACCCAGGCAGAAAAACAGGTGGAAATAGCCTGCGTCACTTCTAGCCGGAATAGTGAAAATTCACCGACACAGGAGGGAAGCTGGACAAAAACACGCACCCTGCTGTTTTCTTCCCCGCCATATACGACCGACATGCCCCGCCCCTTCCAGCTATTTTTCTTTACGCACTACTCAGGCACATACCCTTAAAATAGAAAGTCCGGCAGCCCGCAAAAGCTGCCGGACCCATAAGAATGTATCCCGGATCAGGACTTGGGCTTACGCCAGTCGTCAGCACCAGACGTGCCAGCAACTGCGTGTGTCACTTCGATCTTGCGATACGTAAAATGCAGTTCATCCATATCACGGAAGGCAGCGTTGTCCGGGTCCAGAGCGAGCGGGGTGTAGGCCTTGTAGTCAACCGCGATAGCATCCGTAAACTTGACCGTATAATACTTTTCCTGCCGGCCCATGCTGGAGGTGCGGTAATAGGTTGCCTCAATCTGCAGCACTTCGCCCGATGCAATGGCGTTCAGCAGCAGAGGGGAGGATTTATCGACATATTTGGTCAGGGATGCAGGCAGATGCACGCGCTGGCCTGTAACCTGACCGCTCTGCGGGTCACGCGGCAGGGTCACGTTATAGGTCATGGC
It includes:
- a CDS encoding Hcp family type VI secretion system effector, whose product is MSQPLYVKISGSSQGEITKGAFTADSVGNIYQEGHEDEAFCQAMTYNVTLPRDPQSGQVTGQRVHLPASLTKYVDKSSPLLLNAIASGEVLQIEATYYRTSSMGRQEKYYTVKFTDAIAVDYKAYTPLALDPDNAAFRDMDELHFTYRKIEVTHAVAGTSGADDWRKPKS
- a CDS encoding contractile injection system protein, VgrG/Pvc8 family, whose product is MSVVYGGEENSRVRVFVQLPSCVGEFSLFRLEVTQAISTCFSAWVDLFCSTRIVAKETLRESALVGFGENINQRHTTLAGMITDIEFVREFPAARGVDEGSTHRFWYRVRVASKLEALAYFHRRTLWRNENYEAPPNQWEHDLERLVKAVCTLPREGLQTADLDFKCEQLKGTVTFEQNTAAMLKCDTPMIASVLQYDENDLDFLTRVTAQYGAFWFSSAERQADDADMTEKLIFAVNKDSFPQHPRVFRFKSGSCPDAPTTADEEADFIVYQVGWSQGLVQDKVSLRDWNYYTHDGEAQTSTADLQVIGNSASFATLGETIEYDTGVFQAQYFRPKGGQDPSGARIASDYAKLWGKTIAERRFHAGQAHKRRVTGVTPDLSLWAGMSFKVVWGVGDENITGTAEHDDAPSYIATKTVHSCQFTPPELAPLMVGDLAETRSFCKVHFEAIEASAPYHPVVEKAEPRISGFLRGVVVPPGDFGASKRPDSAKNLDKPAPSPLSQEGFYSVKLPGVAMVLFGGTGQSTREPDAVLLPMPLATLYGGKNVGVHFPLLADTAVLVAFNNGDPNRPSIIGVAPDYNTQTSLVGQETASVNEIRTRSGLIMRFKD